The DNA region CCATTgaatctttcttttcttggaaTCGACAATTTTTCCATGTCAATTGACACAGTCGTATATTGTTTGTGTTAGCATTGGCAGCCAGAAGAACATCATGGCGAAGACGAGGAGCCATCCTCTATAAGTGCCCGTGCAGATCTTAGTGGAGTCCATCCCTCTGCTCCCTTTACTGAGTGATAGGCAAAGCCCGATTTACGTTTGTTTAATAAGCCCCAACGGATTTGTGCCAAGTcatccattttattttatgtttccCTGCCGGTTTTGGTTTCATGATTGAAGAATCGGATTGTAATGCCGAGGCTTGAGATGCAATTTATCAGTTATCGAATTCGTTTGCAGTTTCCTCAGAAGGCTTCTTTCTGAAAGCTTATACCAACCACTCCCTATTTGCTAATGGGTTCAAGTAGAATTTAGAAAGCTGAAACACTTTAAAGGATCAAATTTCAATTGCCACAAGTCTCCGACCTCCAGTAAATTTTACAAAGCCTTTCTTTTGTACAAATGTTACCAACCACATCAATAATCACAGGCCGAAGAACACTCTGCCTGTTAATAGGACAGCCAATAAACGTGACTTACACATCTAACTTACAACAGAGACAACTCGGAAGACAAGCACCTGAGTCTTTCTAAACCTGTATTTAACCTGTACTGATCGCCGAGGCATGAAGAACCGATATTGTATTGGCAAACATAAAGGAGATAGACTTGGGCCGCCGACCTCACAGTAGAGATAACACTCTCTTTCTGAAGACATTTGATCTCCTGCCTGATCCCCGAGGCGCAAAGTTCAGGCCGAACATTTCCTTCGGGGCCTCCTCTGCAGGGACGAGCCCCACAAGCATCGCCACAATGGAGGCACTTTCAGATATGTGGTCGATGTCATCTGTGCGGGTCCAAAGGCGATGGGCCAACTGCAAGCTCCTGTTCTTCGAGTCCAAGCCAATGCCCCACGTGAGGAAGAGCCTCTCCCTGTCTATTGTAGAGAGCTTCTTCTGCATCTTCTTGCTCAGCATCTGCCTCTCGCGGCAAAGATCCCGCAGGCTATTGTAAGAGAATATGAAAACAGAGTTGTGGTATTATTGACAGAAGAGATCTAGATGTAGTAGCAAGCTACTGAACGGTAGTACTATTTACCGCAGGAAGTCAGTCACGCAAACATCAATATAAAAGAGTGAAGAATGTGGTAATAAACTTAAGAGACATCCCTCGGCTATTTACTAACACTAAGCAGTAATTCTGATGCATGATTATTATAAGGGGCGCGAATTTACTGCACTGTACAACAATCTACTGGCATATTCACAAGATTACCTAAAGGCACAGTAATTTCATGAAGCAATCTTTCTTGCTTATTCTAGAGTCAATACCTTGATGCCGCGCTCAGGGTGCGACCGCCTTCCAGAGTTTGACTCCCCCGATCAAACGTGTTCTTGAGGAAAGACAGTCTCCTGAGTTCCACCTCCATGTAAATGGAGTCTGCAGGGTCACCTTTGAAGAGCAAGAAGAAGTAAGTCCGATGAACCAATGAAACATTGCACGCATCCCAGAGCTCAATAATCTCCTTCTGGATCTTCCTGAACTGTAACTGCCAATGATCAGGGCTTTCAGGATCCTCCTGCATTGGGTCCAATCCTATGTCCCTCACCTTCTTTGCTGGAGATGTGATCGTATTCAATTGTTTTGCCTCCTGTACCAGCAAATAAAGCAGAGTCAAATCACATTTGCgagcatttattatttatcgcTGAAGTCTTTGTCAAATTATTTGGAAAGACAGCATCGCATAGTTCTGACACCGAAGCGGGGCTGGGCAATGGACAACACATACTGATCCTGTCCCAAATAACCCAATATACAACTGACCCATCGAGCCGGCTGGTAGAGCCCTCAAGATATCATTTTGAGCCCATGATTTTCACATCTTGACAAAGATGGACAATCCGGTTGTAAAATCCATGAAAGACAATATACAAATAACTGGTATTTTAACTATTAACCACATAACATAGCTAGGATTTTTTTGGAGAACAATACATAATGAAACTCATCCACCATGCAAAATTAGCATATTTATCCCTTAGGAtgatttataaataatatttttagtaCTCTCTGTTATTCCTCATAATCAACTTCAACATCCCATATTCACTCTTGAGAGAACACCAACCCAACTAGGTTCAAAGTTTACTTATCCATGACTCCCCTCAGGATCCATTAGATAGTTGGAAATGAAACTGGAAAGGAAAATTTACAGGCAGTAATAGAAAGGAGAGACAAGATAGGAAAATCTCACATCAGGATTGGCAGATTGATCCTCTTGATGAGCATCAATTGCAATCTTTGTCTCTGAAATTGAATGGCAGCTACTACTATTTTCTTCATCGTCACTAATCGCGGCGTTGGAATTTTCCTCATCATCACTAATCGCGGCGTTGCAATTTTCCTCATCATCACTAATCACACTGTTGCAATTTTCCTCATCACCATGCTGATTATTCTCATCCAATCTGATTCTAACACTGTTATCCTTGTCATCTGATCCGACTTCAATGATGATAGTTCTCTCATGTGGGCTAACTCTGGCCCACTGATCTTCAAGCCCATTAATTGCAGCAGTGTCCCCTGACTTTTGAGAACCATTTCTTGACAACAAAGTGGTAGGGGCAGCATAATCCAATGAACAGAGTTTCCTGTCATATCTTTCAAGCATTCCGCTATGGTCCTTGTCTTCTACTGGCAGCGTGCTATGATTCTTTTCTACCTCCTCGAAGGAACTTAAAGACAGGTTTCCCATGAGACTGGCTTTACAACTCCTGCTCCTGATCACCTTCTTGAAGCTTCGCGAGCTCGAGAATTCCTTCTCCTGCAGCATCTCGAATGGTTCTTCCGGTGATAAGGAAACAAAAGCATAGGGCACACTTTCCAACTGATTATTTTCCTTCAAATTTGGTGATCCCTGTGATTCGGGTTTGGTTCCATCTCCATACTTGGCGGCCGGCAAGTGCATGATATCTTCTTCCTTTACCCTGAGATGTATAGGTCCATCCCATTGCGGTTCCTGAGTGCATTTGGGTGCATTATTAGAGGCTATCTGCAAGTTTGAGCAGTCATCTTCCATTTCGATACAGCGAACTACTTTACAGAAATCCTCGGAATCATCATATCTGCACTCTTCACTCTCGTCCTGAGAAATGCTGTTCCTTCCAGCACTAAGAATAGGAATTGAAATCTCTGAAGAGGGATCAGATCCCAACGAGTGGACGTCAAAATCAGGAATTCGGGCTGCATTTTCCTCATAATCTGTCCCACTGTGTCCCTCGGAATACTGGGATGCATCGAATGTGCTGACACCAATTTTCACACAGTGTGAATCGACAGATATGGGTCTATCTGATGTTGGAGTTTCATATCCCCAAGAGTGTCGTACTCGAAGTTTTGGGTAAATGTTGTGTTCATGAACCTAGAGTAGAATTAacaattataagaaaaaacaaTGACCCGGAGAGAAGGTTCATATAAAATTaagcaagaaaaaaagatactATCTTGGTTCAAAAACCAACTCCGTATAATCTTACAGTTGAATGTCCACAATCTTCAACCAATCTTCGCAAATCCTCAACCTCAGACTGAACAAGGTCTCGTTGCTGAGTTAGCTTTGCTATCTCATTCTTTAGCTGCATGaacaaatatgaaaatgatCAAGTCGTTTTCATATATCCCTCATGAAAAAGGGAAATCGCAATGAAATCAGGTTGCAAGAATCAGTAGAGGCTGAgttaaacaaattaaaaaaaaaatcctgtTATTGCTGGTCAATAAAGATCAAATAATTGTCTGTTCACAGATCAGAATCTAAGTGATTTGACATAAAATGCTCATCCAGCTCATTTATCCTTGAACAGCATCAATAGTTTCAATATATTGTTAAAGAACTCAAgggaaattgaaaatgaacaCGATCGTTCAACGTTTTGACGCTGAAATTCAACCATAAATTCAGAGAGTAACTGGGAGATGAGAACTTTCAGGACAAGTAGTCAACGACATTTGAAAACTGCGACGAAGTAATCAAAATCCTGTGCATCaccttttctatttcaaggtCTTTCTCCCTCAGCAATGCAGCAGTATCAGATGTGACAGAGGCTATTCCTGAACTTCTCAACTCGCTTTCCAATCTAGCTAGTTCTCTCTGCAAATGCTTTACCAGTGCCTTATCAGACATGACCACATTAACCTGTGCATTAATAGTAACTTCTTTCGCACAACTTGCAAACAAGAGTGTATTTCTTGATTGCTCAACGTGGCTTCGTGCAGGACTCATGGTACAGATGATGGAAGTCCTCGCATTTCCCCCTAATGATGACTGTAGGATTCGAGTTAGCTTGGAATCCCTGAATGGAATATGCCCCGTTCTTCCCTTGCTGAATTCGTCCAGAAAAAAAGAACTACACATCATTAAGAGTGATGTATCATAATGATATGCTAAATTTAcagaataatattaataatggAACACTGGGAGGATGAAATGGAATGAACAATCAGGATAATAACAAAAGGGAGATGTTATCAGACAACATGTGGATGAATTATCAATTGGCATCCTAGTTGTGTCACATGTCCTCCCAAATGCCAACTAATAAACCAACCTAAATTTTCAGATGTTATCATGCTCGAAAGCCAGACAGAATAATCATGCAAGCTGATAGAAGCACTCGACATGCGTAGTAGCACCGATATCATAGTTATCAACAAGGGGCCGATGCCATGATTACTGTAGGGTGTATTTTCAATGCTGTTGTGGGTCTCAGCTATACAAAGGTACTAAATAACATTATAGTTATATACAACTTGCGCTCTTGATTTGGTCAGCTTATTGGTAACTCTGATTAGAAACTGAAAGTAGAGCTCTCCAATGCAGTTTCATAGCAAAGAATTAGTATAATGGGGGAGATTACCAGATTTAAtggtgaaaagaaaagaacgaGGATGCTGCAGAAGAATAATCCTCAATATGAGAAGATATACAGACTACCAAGAAGAGCATGCATAATTGCATCTCACACTATAGTTAGATAGATCCTCTATGGTTTTATTGGGTTTCAACTTTCAACACAGCACGGAAGACAGAGAAAACAAACCATGAATGCTAACCTCAGCTTGCGAACGACTGTTCCCAGAGTTAGCAGGCTGCGATTGATATGGCAaccctctttcaaccttgcacCAGCTGACAGTGACTGAGAAGCCCGTTCACTTCCCGCGAGATCCACAAAGTTCTGCATAAAAGGAAGAATTTTAACTTATTCCACAACCCACGTCATTCAGACCGATTAGAAATTGTCAACCAGAAGAGCATCAGATGTTCATACCACAGTCGCTGCAAGCATGCTTGAATTATCCTTCCCTAAGAGCTCACGCGTTGAACTCTCAATTATCTAGCAGAaagcatatatattatgtgagaCATCTTGTCATTGATTACCCCACTTCCAGCTCTATAGGAAGATAACAAAGAGAATCCTACCAATCTGAGGATCTGATGTGATCTGGAGCTTGTTTCATTAAGGGCTGTCTCTCCAATTTGTCTTTGAGCtattacatgcataatattaCTGTTATGAAAAacacaaataaaagaaagcaGTAAGAAGAAATTCTCCAGACAATGCATGTGGCTCCGATGCTTACCTTCACAAACAGCCAGTAATTCTTGGAAGTGGTTCCAGTCCCTTAAAGGTTCTTCTGTAAGTTTCTCGACTATAGTCCCTCTCTGTCAAAAACACCTAAGGTTtagcaaaatattttataaaagcACATTTTCTCGGCATACAAGAAAGAGAGTCACCTCCGGATCATCTAGAAGCCTTAGAGGGGTGCTATCGGCGCTGAGGAGGTCCCTGACAGATTCATTGTAAATCTCCATTGCACAAAACTTCAAAACAAATTCCCTTTCTTTGTGCTGATGCCGCAAAAAAGGAAGTTTCTTTCAGTTGCATTTTACCACAAGGGAAAGCAGCATCATGGAGAAATCAAGAACTCTAAGCGACACTTATAATAGTACAATTCAAGCTGTGTGCAGTACAAAAAGAAACAATTACCCGCTCAATATAGTTGTATATATCTGCAATTGCATACTCTGTTATACCGCTCATAGTGTACGTCTTCCCACTACTCGTCTGTCCATAAGCAAACACACTAGCTGCAAACGGAACAAACAAAAGTTTTTAGCCCATTCGAGTTTCACTGAACATGAAGACCAGAATGAGATCAAGGAAATGTGGATTATGCTCACCATTTATTCCACTGACAACTGAGAGAGCAACTTCTTTTGCTCCTTCCTCATAAACCTGCCTGGTGGAGGAATCACACCCAAAAACTCTATCTGCAGGCCAGTCGAAGTTCGGAAGAAGTCAACATAAAAGAGGgaagatttttcaaaaaaaacaaattcaaATGGCAAATGGTGGAGAGCGTCTTTCTGGAGAAGGCAGTGAGAGGCTGAGAGCACATTTTCTCAAAATTCACACTGTTGATAGATCGAAGCTCGTGTATGCAAAAACATAGTTTCTGAAGAAAGCGGGAATAATTGCGCTGAGATAAGCTTCAAAGATGGGAGTCACATACCAAAAGTATAGGCATTCGGGTAAACAGAACGCTCTGAGACAGAGAGAACGTTCCTGTATATGATAGTGTCATCATTTATGCACTCCCAATCGCAAACATCATTTCTTGCAATCTCCTTCTGATTCAGAGGCCTCAAGCGGACAGAAACAAGTATCTTCTCCTCAGGGAGACTTGGCCCCTGGACCGTCTCCTCCACCATCCTTCACTCTCAGCTTCCCGCTAGTCAGATCTCCAAACCAAAAACCATtcccgagaaaaaaaaaacctggaAGAAAGTCACTGCATTTTATGAAGCGCCATCACATCTTCCCCACTGTTCCCCACAACTTCACTCCCCTCACTGTTTGATTGAGCATTAAGCTTTCAGGGCTGAGTTCATAAAGCAAGCCTTGTTGTGATCCCACGGGACATGATGTGCAGCCAACTTTTCGCACCTACCATCATCACCCTCCTGCATAGACTAACTAATCTTGGGTTAGTTCTCAATGACCCACATGTCAATTTCACCTTCTCAAGCACAGAGATGAGATTAGTTAGTTAATCACCATTTGCTTTGCTTGACTGCTAATCAACTTTGGAAAAGTCAAAGCAAATacgtacatatacatacacacaacATATACAGAATGTGAAACCACAAGTGTCCACTCTCCTATACTACACAATACATATGGATGGGCGGTGTTCACTTTTTCTTACATCTCATATCATACAtccaacaatatttaatgaacCCCGTTTTGGAGTTTTCTGAAAATGGTCCACCCTAACAGACTGTCAAAGTCTCCTCTTCATGTGCTGACACAACAGTGGAAATGTAGAATGTAACAAAGCAGGGGAGGCTCGCATCAGTTTCACCATCGGAAAGATGAAAACTTTTTTCACATGGAATGTCCGTTCACCGTAACGCACAGAGGGGTTCTGAGCTTCCGGGGCAGTTCATTGACAGATTGGGTTCCGTGAACAAAGATTTGGCTTCGGCGGTAAGGTAAACTACAAAATTTGCAGACAGAGCCAAACCCAGAGAGGATTCTCCGTAAATAGAATCCTGCTAGCTAGAAAACAGAAACTGAATTTCGGAAATGTTGAGGAAGAACAACCAAAATCGAACACTTTCTTTGTCGTCAAACGAAGGAAAGCCGTCAATGTGTTCTTTTTCTGCAGAAAATTCGAACGCATTGAAATttgcaaattcatttcaatgttccttctcttttttctctttttaagaGCTAAATAGGAAAGAATtgcatgaaaaataaaaattaaaaaagataaatgctCGGAGAATACGAGCTCGAGAAGAATCGTATGGCCGGTTTTCCAATCCAAATTCGGGGGCAAACTCATCGGTTCTTCGACCGTCGAACTTGCCGCCGATCCCAATTGCATAATTGCATTGGATTACTgggggaaggaggaggaggaggagaaaagAGCAGAGCGGAAGCAATTCTGTAGCGGCGGACTCTCACCTCTTACAGCTCCGGCTCTGTGGTCAAATCGGAGATTTACGTGAAGCTGAAGGTTTTTTGACGTTTGCACCGCCgggtgggggtgggggtgggggtgggggtgggggaAATTTTGGGCAAATGCGGGCCACCCAAGTCTGTCCGGCACCGCTCGGCGCGCAATTTCGAAGGCGTAGCAGCTGGAGGAGCGGGAAGAGAGATTTGATTTGCGAGGGAAGCAGAGACAGGAACTGtcgatagagagagagagagagagagagcgaggtTGGCGGGATGACGGGTTTTGGTTTTGTGGGGTTGATGCTGGTGGTGTCGTCGTCGCTGTTGTGGCGAGATCCTGCAAACGAGGGAGGGGAGGGAAGGGACAGGCGGAGCGGTCGGGCGCGAATGAGCTTCGACTTGAAAGAAGAGAAGTAGGCTATGGCGTCGGCTGGTTGCTCTGAGTTGGGCACTTGTCttccccctcctcctcctcatcatcgtcatcaatttaaaaaaagaaaaataataataataataataacacatatatagtttttttatttatacattCTTGAGAATACAAATATAACAAATAAAGTGACGGTATcacatttaatattttcagcTCAAATACATagtatttcaatttaaatattagTGTTTTGcaagtaataataaaaatattaaacaatCGAACTGAAGTACTACATATTTAAACCAAAGTGACAAATGTATCACCATAAAACTAAGGGTTTGTTTGGGAAATTgtctaattataaataattatatttatttgaggttataataattttgttgttgaattatgaaaaaaaaagtaatgaatagttcagagaaagtaatgattgtatttgttaaattgtgaaaaaaaaaagtaatgaatagttgagaaaatttagtattaaaaattaaattgaatgataattaagataaaaaaatttaaaaataattattattattatgttgttaaattaaaaataaataaaattaaagtataataaaattaaaaatttattttattaccaAACAAGACCTATAAATCACGTTAGAATTTCCCATAAAAGGTCCGTCTGAAATGTCTCAACTCATACGACAGTTGAGATTGCTTTTCCACGTCCATAGTACAATTGACAGAAATGGCGGCATGGGTCcaatcaaatattttattaaaagttCAAGTAAAACTCCCTCAAAAttcatgtattttattttataaataatttaggTAAAGctggctgaaaaaaaaatatatatatatatatatatatagtttatttttcaattgtaaatttattagaaattcAAGTAATTTATCGTTACCAATTTTCTTAAAACAGGTGTTGTCTAACTCAAAATAGTTGTAAATCGCTTTATTTACATGTATGGGACAATGACTTTAAAGTAATGGCACATTCTTAgtacatacatatgtatgtgtgtattTCAATACAAGTAATGAGTAAATAATAGAGGAAATTGCACgactaaaataaataaatagattgtcATACATCTTGCATTTATCGGGTTTTGCATTTTGAGGATTCTAGTGGTACTGTGTGATAAGGAAGGATCGTGTaagatttgtcaattttcgATTTCATTATTGAGTGTCACGTCGGATTTGAAAATGCCGCGCCATGTATATGCATTAACTTTCGCATCTATAGAAAGATAGAGAAGGGAATTATGCATTAATTcgttcaatatatatattgcctcATTGATTTCCCCGTGGCCCTCACCCatacctttctttttttttctttttcaactaGAATTGATCAGGGGATGGTTAGTGAAAAGTAAAAGAGAGAATTATCCCGAAGATGATAAATTATCTTATCCCATCTCGGACATTTTTCAAGTTTGTTTCTCGGGGTCTAGCCGGTCGGTTTTAGATCTCTTTAAGTTCAAACAAAGACAGCTCGTAGCACTTGGAAGCAACCAATTCATCGTAGAAATAATAAGGGAAGTGACAAATTATGTTATCCCATGGTATATGTTTTAAGTTcgtttctcttttcttttcttttcttttttttgttgaataaaAAGTTTGAAGGGGAGATCAGCGTAGCAACTCTCCCTAAAGACTAGAAGAGCTCTACAACCATCATGAAATATTTCATTCGCCCGAATGAGTAAAGAGTTTGGTGAGATATCAGTCCACTTAAGTGACCATGACCTCATCAAAGCTCATAGTGCACAAGCACAATTCCTATAGAATTGAGGACAAGGGTTTACTAACGCAAGCGCTTTCGTATTTAAGTCGAGTTTTGATCCCTTGACCTTTTGGAAGACAAAGTCCGTTTCACTGAGCTTTCGTttcacattattattattattattagtttcgAATCCCTTGTAAGAAAGAATTGTAAGAAAGTCCGTAATACGTATGAAGTTAACCAATTTATGGGAGAATAGAATGGTGGATTAACTTTtgatataaaataagaaaaacgCATTGGATAAGTCAATATGACAGATGCTTCTTTCTaaacttcaaaaattcaaatagttcttttcaaaattttaaaaaatttcctttATGAGTATAATTCTTAGAGCTTGTTTGGATCAGGAAGCCCGAAATTAATCGAACGGGCGCTTAGTGAAACCACTATAAAGAAGACGATCCACTTTTGGCCTAAAATGAGAGGTGCATGCAATTGTGCCATTGAAGACCCACAtatctatactatataaaTACAAGTATGAGCACTTCGAAGGTGTCTCTCCAAATTGGGTTTAATTAGTAGTGGATCTTCATGATATCGGGAGTTCTATTACTAGTGAGACAGATCTGGATCATAGTGAAGGCAGGCTCACCCATGACTTTAAGTTGGTGGAATAGTTTCTTTtaacaaaaaggaaaacaaatgaATAAGCAAATAAGTGAGAATAGAATGTCcagggaaaaaataataataattttatctatTTACATATTTTCCGATCATAGtcaatttacatattttactCCCGCCACAAGGGAGGTGCTTGTACCTAATACCAATTTGCATATTTTTTACCATCCATTTTCTCACCTTTTTCTCCCTCcactctcttttctctctcttatgTCAACACACTTAGTAAAGACAAGctgttaaaatattttatttaattatcaaCATAGGTTGATTCAAGCAGTTCGgcacttattttctttaagtaAGTGCTCGTATTT from Punica granatum isolate Tunisia-2019 chromosome 3, ASM765513v2, whole genome shotgun sequence includes:
- the LOC116199011 gene encoding kinesin-like protein KIN-7F isoform X2, whose translation is MVEETVQGPSLPEEKILVSVRLRPLNQKEIARNDVCDWECINDDTIIYRNVLSVSERSVYPNAYTFDRVFGCDSSTRQVYEEGAKEVALSVVSGINASVFAYGQTSSGKTYTMSGITEYAIADIYNYIERHKEREFVLKFCAMEIYNESVRDLLSADSTPLRLLDDPERGTIVEKLTEEPLRDWNHFQELLAVCEAQRQIGETALNETSSRSHQILRLIIESSTRELLGKDNSSMLAATVNFVDLAGSERASQSLSAGARLKEGCHINRSLLTLGTVVRKLSKGRTGHIPFRDSKLTRILQSSLGGNARTSIICTMSPARSHVEQSRNTLLFASCAKEVTINAQVNVVMSDKALVKHLQRELARLESELRSSGIASVTSDTAALLREKDLEIEKLKNEIAKLTQQRDLVQSEVEDLRRLVEDCGHSTVHEHNIYPKLRVRHSWGYETPTSDRPISVDSHCVKIGVSTFDASQYSEGHSGTDYEENAARIPDFDVHSLGSDPSSEISIPILSAGRNSISQDESEECRYDDSEDFCKVVRCIEMEDDCSNLQIASNNAPKCTQEPQWDGPIHLRVKEEDIMHLPAAKYGDGTKPESQGSPNLKENNQLESVPYAFVSLSPEEPFEMLQEKEFSSSRSFKKVIRSRSCKASLMGNLSLSSFEEVEKNHSTLPVEDKDHSGMLERYDRKLCSLDYAAPTTLLSRNGSQKSGDTAAINGLEDQWARVSPHERTIIIEVGSDDKDNSVRIRLDENNQHGDEENCNSVISDDEENCNAAISDDEENSNAAISDDEENSSSCHSISETKIAIDAHQEDQSANPDEAKQLNTITSPAKKVRDIGLDPMQEDPESPDHWQLQFRKIQKEIIELWDACNVSLVHRTYFFLLFKGDPADSIYMEVELRRLSFLKNTFDRGSQTLEGGRTLSAASSLRDLCRERQMLSKKMQKKLSTIDRERLFLTWGIGLDSKNRSLQLAHRLWTRTDDIDHISESASIVAMLVGLVPAEEAPKEMFGLNFAPRGSGRRSNVFRKRVLSLL
- the LOC116199011 gene encoding kinesin-like protein KIN-7F isoform X1 codes for the protein MVEETVQGPSLPEEKILVSVRLRPLNQKEIARNDVCDWECINDDTIIYRNVLSVSERSVYPNAYTFDRVFGCDSSTRQVYEEGAKEVALSVVSGINASVFAYGQTSSGKTYTMSGITEYAIADIYNYIERHKEREFVLKFCAMEIYNESVRDLLSADSTPLRLLDDPERGTIVEKLTEEPLRDWNHFQELLAVCEAQRQIGETALNETSSRSHQILRLIIESSTRELLGKDNSSMLAATVNFVDLAGSERASQSLSAGARLKEGCHINRSLLTLGTVVRKLSSFFLDEFSKGRTGHIPFRDSKLTRILQSSLGGNARTSIICTMSPARSHVEQSRNTLLFASCAKEVTINAQVNVVMSDKALVKHLQRELARLESELRSSGIASVTSDTAALLREKDLEIEKLKNEIAKLTQQRDLVQSEVEDLRRLVEDCGHSTVHEHNIYPKLRVRHSWGYETPTSDRPISVDSHCVKIGVSTFDASQYSEGHSGTDYEENAARIPDFDVHSLGSDPSSEISIPILSAGRNSISQDESEECRYDDSEDFCKVVRCIEMEDDCSNLQIASNNAPKCTQEPQWDGPIHLRVKEEDIMHLPAAKYGDGTKPESQGSPNLKENNQLESVPYAFVSLSPEEPFEMLQEKEFSSSRSFKKVIRSRSCKASLMGNLSLSSFEEVEKNHSTLPVEDKDHSGMLERYDRKLCSLDYAAPTTLLSRNGSQKSGDTAAINGLEDQWARVSPHERTIIIEVGSDDKDNSVRIRLDENNQHGDEENCNSVISDDEENCNAAISDDEENSNAAISDDEENSSSCHSISETKIAIDAHQEDQSANPDEAKQLNTITSPAKKVRDIGLDPMQEDPESPDHWQLQFRKIQKEIIELWDACNVSLVHRTYFFLLFKGDPADSIYMEVELRRLSFLKNTFDRGSQTLEGGRTLSAASSLRDLCRERQMLSKKMQKKLSTIDRERLFLTWGIGLDSKNRSLQLAHRLWTRTDDIDHISESASIVAMLVGLVPAEEAPKEMFGLNFAPRGSGRRSNVFRKRVLSLL